Proteins from a genomic interval of Coprothermobacter sp.:
- a CDS encoding nicotinate phosphoribosyltransferase, with amino-acid sequence MDKRRGQAYHRRFSPLYTDYYEYSMTQGYYLSGKGQDQAVFDLFYRQNPYGGGYAIAAGLRDAVDYVLNMRFTSEELGYLSSLGYRDDFLRVLEKTRFTGDITAVPEGEVIFPGEPIISVKGPLIETQLLEGLILSTVNFQTLIATKARRMVCAAEGRSVYDFGLRRAQGDGGMGASRACFVGGVTSTSNVLLAFEEGVPVGGTMAHSWIQSFGSELEAFRAYTQMHPDDSVLLLDTYDTLKQGLPNAVIVGQELEAHGHHLWGVRLDSGDFAYLSKKVRAVLDEHGLSHVRISVSNQLDEYVIESLVDQGAPIDIFGVGTRLVTGHNDGALDGVYKMVQLRDRPIIKISENPAKINIPGEKELYRYYDSGDGLWLLDGLCLARGDDEPTVLMHPDFDYKKTEVAGLKRESIRKEIVRNGELVYAFPTLLETAAWGAQRFALLYGEHKRFANPHAYHIGVSRELFDLRRSLIEVRSS; translated from the coding sequence ATGGACAAACGACGTGGGCAGGCGTATCACCGCAGATTCTCGCCACTCTATACGGACTACTACGAGTATTCCATGACGCAGGGCTACTACCTCTCCGGCAAGGGGCAGGACCAGGCCGTGTTCGATCTCTTCTACCGCCAGAATCCCTACGGAGGAGGGTACGCCATCGCGGCGGGCCTCCGTGACGCTGTCGACTACGTACTCAACATGCGCTTCACGTCGGAGGAACTAGGATACCTGAGTTCGCTTGGCTACCGGGACGATTTCCTCCGGGTGCTCGAGAAGACGCGGTTCACGGGCGACATCACAGCCGTGCCCGAAGGCGAGGTCATCTTTCCGGGGGAACCCATCATCAGTGTCAAAGGACCACTCATCGAGACCCAGCTCCTGGAGGGTCTCATCCTCAGCACCGTGAACTTCCAGACGCTCATCGCGACCAAGGCACGCCGCATGGTGTGCGCGGCCGAGGGAAGGAGCGTCTACGACTTCGGTCTCAGGCGGGCGCAGGGAGACGGCGGCATGGGCGCGAGCCGGGCGTGCTTCGTGGGCGGCGTCACGTCGACATCCAACGTCCTGCTGGCGTTCGAAGAAGGCGTGCCCGTGGGCGGGACCATGGCCCACAGCTGGATCCAGAGCTTTGGCTCGGAGCTGGAGGCGTTCCGTGCCTACACACAGATGCATCCGGATGACTCCGTCCTGCTCCTCGACACCTATGACACGCTGAAGCAGGGACTGCCCAACGCCGTCATCGTCGGCCAGGAGCTGGAGGCACACGGCCACCACCTCTGGGGCGTGCGGCTGGACTCCGGCGACTTCGCGTACCTCAGCAAGAAGGTGCGGGCCGTGCTGGACGAGCATGGACTGAGCCACGTCAGGATCTCGGTCAGCAACCAGCTCGACGAGTACGTCATCGAATCGCTCGTGGACCAGGGCGCCCCCATCGACATCTTCGGTGTCGGGACACGCCTGGTGACCGGCCACAACGACGGCGCGCTGGACGGCGTCTACAAGATGGTCCAGCTCAGGGACAGGCCGATCATCAAGATCTCCGAAAACCCGGCCAAGATCAACATTCCGGGCGAGAAGGAACTGTACCGGTACTATGACTCCGGGGACGGTCTCTGGCTGCTCGACGGGCTGTGCCTGGCACGGGGTGACGACGAGCCGACCGTCCTGATGCACCCGGACTTCGACTACAAGAAGACCGAGGTGGCAGGGTTGAAGCGGGAGAGTATTCGCAAGGAAATCGTCAGGAATGGCGAACTCGTGTACGCCTTTCCCACCCTGCTCGAGACCGCGGCATGGGGCGCACAGCGGTTTGCCCTGCTGTACGGGGAGCACAAGCGTTTTGCCAACCCGCACGCCTACCACATCGGCGTGAGCCGTGAGCTGTTCGACCTCCGTCGCAGCCTGATCGAGGTACGCTCATCGTGA
- a CDS encoding nicotinamidase — MDTALLVVDVQNDFCPGGALAVAGGDAIIPVINAWIPRFATVLASRDWHPPDSVHFTSWPPHCVAGTYGAQFRAGLDTGRFLLVLDKGTNNVDDGYSAFEATSEDLESWLRSRGIEKLYVCGLATDYCVLQTVLDALRLGFGVTVIRDGIAAVEVNPGDGQRAIDAMEAAGALVTGCNRGQP, encoded by the coding sequence CTGGACACCGCTCTGCTCGTCGTCGACGTCCAGAATGACTTCTGCCCCGGGGGCGCCCTGGCCGTCGCCGGCGGGGACGCCATCATCCCGGTCATCAACGCATGGATACCACGGTTTGCCACAGTCCTGGCCTCGCGCGACTGGCACCCCCCGGACAGCGTCCATTTCACCAGCTGGCCTCCTCACTGCGTCGCGGGCACGTATGGCGCGCAGTTCAGAGCCGGGCTCGACACCGGGCGCTTCCTGCTGGTCCTGGACAAGGGGACAAACAACGTCGACGACGGCTACAGTGCGTTCGAGGCGACCAGCGAGGACCTCGAGAGCTGGCTCCGCAGCCGGGGCATCGAGAAGCTGTATGTTTGTGGCCTTGCGACCGACTACTGCGTTCTGCAGACGGTGCTCGACGCCCTTCGCCTCGGGTTCGGCGTCACGGTCATCCGTGACGGCATTGCCGCTGTGGAGGTCAACCCTGGCGACGGACAGCGTGCCATCGACGCCATGGAGGCGGCAGGCGCCCTTGTAACAGGGTGTAACAGGGGACAGCCCTAA
- a CDS encoding hemolysin, with protein sequence MVKFKEPFNGISHLLGGLAAIVVTVLLVRAAVISGGSRAGVPFLVYGLSMVLLYFSSAWYHLLDVSPKTHVMLRRLDHISISILIAGTYTPMCLIALRGSVGTLLCWGVWGLAGAVILTDVFWLDAPRGIKAGLYVLLGWFAVWATIPLQRAIGWGGIAWMLAGGLAYSVGALLYAIKKPNPWPGVIGFHEIWHLFVLTGSAGFVVLVWRYVLPMVKAL encoded by the coding sequence GTGGTCAAGTTCAAGGAACCCTTCAACGGCATCTCGCACCTGCTCGGAGGCCTGGCCGCCATCGTCGTCACCGTCCTGCTTGTCAGGGCGGCCGTCATCAGCGGTGGCAGCAGGGCGGGTGTCCCCTTTCTCGTCTATGGTCTCAGCATGGTCCTCCTGTATTTCTCGAGCGCCTGGTACCATCTGCTCGACGTCAGTCCGAAGACGCACGTCATGCTGCGAAGGCTCGACCACATCAGCATCTCCATCCTCATCGCGGGCACCTACACGCCCATGTGTCTCATCGCGTTGCGGGGCAGCGTTGGCACGTTGCTCTGCTGGGGCGTGTGGGGATTGGCCGGGGCCGTCATCCTCACCGACGTCTTCTGGCTCGACGCCCCACGGGGCATCAAGGCCGGACTTTACGTTCTGCTCGGCTGGTTCGCCGTGTGGGCGACGATCCCACTTCAGCGTGCCATCGGGTGGGGCGGCATCGCCTGGATGCTGGCTGGAGGCCTGGCCTACAGCGTCGGGGCTCTGCTGTACGCGATCAAGAAGCCAAATCCCTGGCCCGGTGTCATTGGCTTCCACGAGATCTGGCACCTGTTCGTGCTGACCGGCAGTGCAGGCTTCGTCGTGCTGGTCTGGCGCTACGTATTGCCCATGGTGAAGGCCCTCTGA
- a CDS encoding addiction module toxin RelE: MARPLRIEYEGAVYHVTNRGNGHEMIYREEADWKAFLGIMSDVVLKFGWRIYTYCLMGNHYHLLLETPQPNLSQGMKELDQQYTRRHNWRYEHSGHVFQGRYWSGLVLNDNYLVDAASYLLLNPVRAQLVHSPEEWRWSSCAAMAGLVPSPSWLDIDWLPVDYRSAPGDPNGPFLSYVRECIGKPRPANLETQRHHTHRNVKAIVPDPTGVHN, encoded by the coding sequence ATGGCTAGACCACTGCGCATCGAGTATGAGGGAGCCGTGTATCACGTGACCAACCGGGGCAACGGCCATGAGATGATCTACCGGGAAGAAGCTGACTGGAAGGCCTTCCTGGGCATCATGAGTGATGTCGTCTTGAAGTTTGGCTGGCGGATCTACACGTATTGCCTGATGGGCAACCACTACCATCTGCTGCTGGAGACCCCTCAGCCCAATTTGTCCCAGGGGATGAAGGAACTGGACCAGCAGTACACTAGACGGCATAACTGGAGATACGAACATTCAGGACACGTTTTCCAGGGTCGTTATTGGTCAGGGCTTGTACTCAATGACAACTACCTGGTCGACGCGGCGAGCTACCTGCTGCTCAACCCCGTGCGGGCTCAGCTGGTGCACTCGCCGGAGGAATGGCGCTGGTCGAGTTGCGCGGCCATGGCCGGGCTTGTCCCGTCGCCTTCATGGCTCGATATAGACTGGCTGCCAGTCGACTACCGCAGTGCACCGGGCGACCCGAATGGTCCATTCCTGTCCTACGTCCGGGAGTGCATTGGCAAGCCGCGTCCGGCGAACCTGGAGACGCAGCGTCACCACACTCACAGGAATGTGAAGGCCATTGTGCCTGACCCCACGGGGGTTCACAATTGA